From one Montipora capricornis isolate CH-2021 chromosome 10, ASM3666992v2, whole genome shotgun sequence genomic stretch:
- the LOC138020637 gene encoding uncharacterized protein, protein MGSVWERQIKTVRSVLTGLLENHGNQLDDESLRTLMIEAEAIVNSRPLSTDDLTDPDSLDVLTPNHLLTMKSSVILAPPGNFQGADVYSKQRCCRVQQLADEFWQRWRKSYLQSLQTRQKWTTPTKNVEVGDIVILKDDSVPRNCWKLACVETTYPDADGYVRKVKVAVADQSRDVKGKRPGANVSYLERPIHGLILLMSHKEQKTGESQPRSLERS, encoded by the coding sequence ATGGGAAGCGTGTGGGAAAGGCAGATTAAGACCGTACGGAGCGTATTGACCGGGCTTCTGGAGAATCACGGAAATCAATTAGATGACGAATCCCTAAGGACCCTCATGATTGAAGCAGAGGCAATCGTCAATAGCCGTCCACTGAGTACAGATGACCTGACAGATCCTGACTCACTAGACGTCTTAACTCCAAATCATCTTCTAACCATGAAAAGCTCAGTCATCCTCGCGCCGCCCGGAAATTTTCAAGGAGCCGATGTTTACTCCAAGCAACGTTGCTGTCGAGTGCAGCAACTAGCAGACGAATTCTGGCAGCGTTGGAGAAAGAGCTACCTACAGTCCCTCCAGACCCGACAGAAGTGGACCACGCCTACGAAGAACGTTGAGGTTGGAGACATTGTCATCCTGAAGGATGACAGTGTGCCTAGAAACTGCTGGAAACTTGCCTGCGTTGAGACCACTTACCCGGATGCAGATGGTTATGTACGGAAAGTAAAGGTAGCAGTTGCAGATCAGTCGCGTGATGTGAAAGGAAAGAGACCAGGAGCTAATGTGTCCTACCTGGAAAGACCAATTCACGGATTGATATTACTGATGTCACACAAGGAACAGAAGACCGGGGAGTCCCAGCCGAGGAGCCTTGA